A single Ziziphus jujuba cultivar Dongzao chromosome 11, ASM3175591v1 DNA region contains:
- the LOC107406602 gene encoding uncharacterized protein LOC107406602 isoform X1 translates to MAVPGRGRRNGVMEEDENEDENALFEEDGVMELESFTPPHLQALASASELGDVHALRLALDNLEGSIDQPVEDGDTALHLACLYGHLSCVQLILERGANLEAQDEDGAIPLHDACAGGYTEIVQLLINSANSTESLKRMLESVDAEGDTPLHHAARGEHADVIRLLLASGASPTKANLYGKMPSELPDLDSEARRILEEAASAAVV, encoded by the exons ATGGCGGTTCCGGGGAGAGGGAGGCGAAATGGTGTGATGGAGGAAGACGAGAACGAAGATGAGAACGCTCTTTTCGAAGAAGATGGGGTGATGGAGCTTGAATCCTTTACGCCTCCTCATCTCCAAGCCCTAGCCTCTGCCTCTGAGCTCGGCGACGTTCACGCTCTCCGTCTCGCTCTTG ATAACTTAGAAGGCAGCATTGATCAACCAGTGGAAGATGGGGACACAGCTCTCCATCTGGCCTGTCTCTATGGGCACCTTTCCTGTGTCCAG TTAATTCTGGAAAGAGGAGCGAACTTGGAGGCCCAGGATGAAGATGGGGCGATTCCTCTACATGATGCTTGTGCTGGGG GATATACGGAGATAGTTCAACTTCTAATTAATAGTGCTAACAGCACAGAGAGCCTAAAAAGGATGCTAGAATCAGTTGATGCAGAGGGTGATACT CCTCTCCATCATGCAGCGAGAGGTGAACATGCGGATGTTATAAGATTGTTGCTGGCTTCGGGAGCTTCTCCAACAAAAGCAAACCTGTATGGAAAG ATGCCCAGTGAGCTGCCGGATCTAGACTCAGAAGCTAGGAGAATTTTGGAAGAAGCTGCTAGTGCTGCTGTTGTGTAG
- the LOC107407394 gene encoding phosphatidylinositol 4-phosphate 5-kinase 9 isoform X1, producing the protein MSGLVAIVDNVEGALSCAERTKSLDAIPDKDLSSISTNGEFSHTSETAGFRVGERLLPNGESYSGSLLGNIPEGKGKYFWSDGCVYDGEWSRGMRHGNGKIQWASGAVYEGEFSGGYLHGTGIYIGSDKLTYKGRWRLNVKHGLGYQTYPNGDGFEGSWIQGTPEGPGKYTWANGNVYLGNMKGGKMSGKGTLTWTNGDSFEGSWLNGMMHGFGVYTWSDGGCYVGTWTHGLKDGKGSFYPKGSRLPAVEELYLNALRKRGLLPGMKKQNNAHIHHATSADLGNVKVGESHGSRRGSSDKLSKRNMLNLEQSRGTNVSLERRWSLEVSIEKVIGHDSSLGLSEPVLEGGEKDPYPNIPILEREYMQGVLISELVLNDSFSSRRAKRRQKKLAKEVKKPGEAIIKGHRSYDLMLSLQLGIRYTVGKITPIQRREVRASDFGPRASFWMNFPKEGSQLTPSHQSEDFKWKDYCPMVFRNLREMFKIDAADYMMSICGNDALRELSSPGKSGSVFFLSQDDRFMIKTLRKSEVKVLLRMLPDYHHHVRSYENTLITKFFGLHRIKPSSGQKFRFVVMGNMFCTELRIHRRFDLKGSSLGRSADKVEIDENTTLKDLDLNYSFYLEPSWREALLQQIEIDSKFLEAQNIMDYSLLLGVHYRAPQHLRTFMSSNRGMRDGLEMLAEEETLEDEISNYPQGLVLVPRGDDNSVVVGPHIRGSRLRASSAGDEEVDLLLPGTARLQIQLGVNMPARAEQALENHEKQTFHGVYDVVLYLGIIDILQEYNMSKKIEHAYKSLQFDSLSISAVDPTFYSRRFLEFIQKVFPTNAVTS; encoded by the exons ATGTCTGGCCTTGTGGCCATTGTTGATAACGTGGAGGGAGCACTTTCTTGTGCAGAGAGAACAAAATCTCTTGATGCAATTCCTGACAAAGACCTTTCTTCAATATCAACTAATGGTGAGTTTTCTCATACTTCTGAAACTGCTGGCTTTAGAGTTGGGGAGCGTTTGCTCCCCAATGGGGAATCTTACTCCGGTTCACTGCTCGGCAACATCCCTGAAGGAAAGGGGAAGTATTTCTGGTCAGATGGTTGTGTATATGACGGTGAGTGGAGTCGGGGGATGAGACATGGGAATGGAAAAATTCAGTGGGCTTCTGGTGCAGTTTATGAGGGTGAATTTTCTGGTGGTTATTTACATGGTACAGGGATATACATTGGATCGGATAAATTGACCTACAAGGGACGTTGGCGATTAAATGTTAAACATGGTTTAGGATATCAAACTTATCCTAATGGAGATGGCTTTGAAGGGTCTTGGATCCAGGGAACACCAGAAGGCCCTGGTAAGTATACATGGGCTAATGGAAATGTTTATCTAGGAAATATGAAAGGAGGAAAAATGTCGGGGAAAGGAACTTTAACTTGGACAAATGGAGATTCATTTGAAGGAAGCTGGCTGAATGGGATGATGCATGGATTTGGAGTATATACGTGGAGTGATGGTGGCTGTTATGTTGGAACTTGGACACATGGATTAAAGGATGGAAAAGGATCATTTTATCCTAAAGGCAGCCGACTTCCGGCTGTAGAAGAACTTTACCTCAATGCTTTAAGGAAAAGAGGTTTATTGCCAGGTATGAAAAAGCAGAACAATGCGCATATCCATCATGCTACTTCAGCAGATTTGGGAAATGTCAAAGTTGGGGAGAGCCATGGATCTCGTCGTGGCTCATCTGATAAGCTCTCAAAGAGAAACATGTTAAATTTGGAGCAGTCTCGTGGCACAAATGTTTCCTTGGAAAGGCGGTGGAGCCTCGAGGTATCGATAGAAAAAGTGATTGGACATGATTCATCGTTAGGATTATCTGAACCTGTATTAGAAGGTGGAGAAAAGGATCCTTACCCAAACATTCCAATCTTGGAACGGGAATATATGCAGGGTGTCCTAATTAGTGAGCTAGTGTTAAACGATAGCTTTTCGTCTAGAAGAGCAAAACGGAGACAAAAGAAACTGGCAAAAGAGGTTAAGAAGCCAGGTGAAGCAATCATCAAAGGACACAGGAGTTATGATTTAATGCTGAGTTTGCAGCTTGGTATCAG ATATACTGTGGGGAAAATTACACCAATACAAAGGCGAGAAGTACGGGCATCAGATTTTGGCCCAAGGGCAAGTTTTTGGATGAATTTTCCTAAAGAAGGCTCTCAGCTGACGCCTTCTCATCAATCAGAAGATTTTAAGTGGAAAGATTATTGTCCTATGGTCTTCAG GAATTTGAGGGAGATGTTCAAGATTGATGCTGCGGACTACATGATGTCTATTTGTGGAAATGATGCTCTAAGAGAACTCTCTTCACCTGGGAAAAGTGGTAGTGTGTTTTTTCTGTCCCAAGATGATCGTTTCATGATTAAGACACTCCGAAAATCTGAAGTTAAG GTTCTTTTGCGGATGCTTCCAGATTATCATCATCATGTAAGGTCATATGAGAACACACTGATCACAAAATTCTTTGGTCTTCATAGGATCAAACCTTCAAGTGGTCAAAAG TTTCGTTTTGTAGTGATGGGAAATATGTTCTGTACAGAATTAAGAATACATCGAAGGTTTGATCTGAAAGGTTCATCTCTAGGGCGTTCTGCAGACAAGGTTGAAATTGATGAAAACACAACCCTTAAGGATTTGGATTTAAACTATTCCTTTTATTTGGAACCATCGTGGAGGGAGGCTTTATTGCA GCAGATTGAAATTGATAGTAAGTTTTTGGAAGCCCAGAACATAATGGATTACAGCCTTCTGCTGGGTGTGCATTATCGTGCCCCACAGCACCTAAGAACTTTCATGTCCTCCAATCGGGGCATGAGAGATGGATTGGAAATGCTTGCAGAGGAAG AGACTTTAGAGGATGAGATCTCCAACTACCCTCAGGGCCTTGTTTTAGTCCCTCGAGGAGATGATAATAGTGTAGTTGTGGGTCCTCACATCAGAGGTAGTCGATTGCGAGCATCATCTGCTGGTGATGAGGAAGTGGATCTACTCCTACCAGGTACAGCAAG ACTCCAAATTCAACTGGGGGTGAATATGCCAGCAAGGGCAGAGCAGGCTTTAGAGAACCATGAAAAGCAGACGTTTCATGGAGTATATGACGTAGTGCTATATTTGGGTATCATTGATATATTGCAAGAGTACAACATGAGTAAGAAGATTGAACATGCATACAAATCTCTTCAGTTTGATTCCTTATCCATATCCGCCGTGGACCCTACATTCTATTCCCGGCGCTTCTTAGAATTCATTCAGAAGGTGTTCCCCACTAATGCTGTAAcgagttaa
- the LOC107407394 gene encoding phosphatidylinositol 4-phosphate 5-kinase 9 isoform X2, which translates to MSGLVAIVDNVEGALSCAERTKSLDAIPDKDLSSISTNGEFSHTSETAGFRVGERLLPNGESYSGSLLGNIPEGKGKYFWSDGCVYDGEWSRGMRHGNGKIQWASGAVYEGEFSGGYLHGTGIYIGSDKLTYKGRWRLNVKHGLGYQTYPNGDGFEGSWIQGTPEGPGKYTWANGNVYLGNMKGGKMSGKGTLTWTNGDSFEGSWLNGMMHGFGVYTWSDGGCYVGTWTHGLKDGKGSFYPKGSRLPAVEELYLNALRKRGLLPGMKKQNNAHIHHATSADLGNVKVGESHGSRRGSSDKLSKRNMLNLEQSRGTNVSLERRWSLEVSIEKVIGHDSSLGLSEPVLEGGEKDPYPNIPILEREYMQGVLISELVLNDSFSSRRAKRRQKKLAKEVKKPGEAIIKGHRSYDLMLSLQLGIRYTVGKITPIQRREVRASDFGPRASFWMNFPKEGSQLTPSHQSEDFKWKDYCPMVFRNLREMFKIDAADYMMSICGNDALRELSSPGKSGSVFFLSQDDRFMIKTLRKSEVKVLLRMLPDYHHHVRSYENTLITKFFGLHRIKPSSGQKFRFVVMGNMFCTELRIHRRFDLKGSSLGRSADKVEIDENTTLKDLDLNYSFYLEPSWREALLQQIEIDSKFLEAQNIMDYSLLLGVHYRAPQHLRTFMSSNRGMRDGLEMLAEEETLEDEISNYPQGLVLVPRGDDNSVVVGPHIRGSRLRASSAGDEEVDLLLPDSKFNWG; encoded by the exons ATGTCTGGCCTTGTGGCCATTGTTGATAACGTGGAGGGAGCACTTTCTTGTGCAGAGAGAACAAAATCTCTTGATGCAATTCCTGACAAAGACCTTTCTTCAATATCAACTAATGGTGAGTTTTCTCATACTTCTGAAACTGCTGGCTTTAGAGTTGGGGAGCGTTTGCTCCCCAATGGGGAATCTTACTCCGGTTCACTGCTCGGCAACATCCCTGAAGGAAAGGGGAAGTATTTCTGGTCAGATGGTTGTGTATATGACGGTGAGTGGAGTCGGGGGATGAGACATGGGAATGGAAAAATTCAGTGGGCTTCTGGTGCAGTTTATGAGGGTGAATTTTCTGGTGGTTATTTACATGGTACAGGGATATACATTGGATCGGATAAATTGACCTACAAGGGACGTTGGCGATTAAATGTTAAACATGGTTTAGGATATCAAACTTATCCTAATGGAGATGGCTTTGAAGGGTCTTGGATCCAGGGAACACCAGAAGGCCCTGGTAAGTATACATGGGCTAATGGAAATGTTTATCTAGGAAATATGAAAGGAGGAAAAATGTCGGGGAAAGGAACTTTAACTTGGACAAATGGAGATTCATTTGAAGGAAGCTGGCTGAATGGGATGATGCATGGATTTGGAGTATATACGTGGAGTGATGGTGGCTGTTATGTTGGAACTTGGACACATGGATTAAAGGATGGAAAAGGATCATTTTATCCTAAAGGCAGCCGACTTCCGGCTGTAGAAGAACTTTACCTCAATGCTTTAAGGAAAAGAGGTTTATTGCCAGGTATGAAAAAGCAGAACAATGCGCATATCCATCATGCTACTTCAGCAGATTTGGGAAATGTCAAAGTTGGGGAGAGCCATGGATCTCGTCGTGGCTCATCTGATAAGCTCTCAAAGAGAAACATGTTAAATTTGGAGCAGTCTCGTGGCACAAATGTTTCCTTGGAAAGGCGGTGGAGCCTCGAGGTATCGATAGAAAAAGTGATTGGACATGATTCATCGTTAGGATTATCTGAACCTGTATTAGAAGGTGGAGAAAAGGATCCTTACCCAAACATTCCAATCTTGGAACGGGAATATATGCAGGGTGTCCTAATTAGTGAGCTAGTGTTAAACGATAGCTTTTCGTCTAGAAGAGCAAAACGGAGACAAAAGAAACTGGCAAAAGAGGTTAAGAAGCCAGGTGAAGCAATCATCAAAGGACACAGGAGTTATGATTTAATGCTGAGTTTGCAGCTTGGTATCAG ATATACTGTGGGGAAAATTACACCAATACAAAGGCGAGAAGTACGGGCATCAGATTTTGGCCCAAGGGCAAGTTTTTGGATGAATTTTCCTAAAGAAGGCTCTCAGCTGACGCCTTCTCATCAATCAGAAGATTTTAAGTGGAAAGATTATTGTCCTATGGTCTTCAG GAATTTGAGGGAGATGTTCAAGATTGATGCTGCGGACTACATGATGTCTATTTGTGGAAATGATGCTCTAAGAGAACTCTCTTCACCTGGGAAAAGTGGTAGTGTGTTTTTTCTGTCCCAAGATGATCGTTTCATGATTAAGACACTCCGAAAATCTGAAGTTAAG GTTCTTTTGCGGATGCTTCCAGATTATCATCATCATGTAAGGTCATATGAGAACACACTGATCACAAAATTCTTTGGTCTTCATAGGATCAAACCTTCAAGTGGTCAAAAG TTTCGTTTTGTAGTGATGGGAAATATGTTCTGTACAGAATTAAGAATACATCGAAGGTTTGATCTGAAAGGTTCATCTCTAGGGCGTTCTGCAGACAAGGTTGAAATTGATGAAAACACAACCCTTAAGGATTTGGATTTAAACTATTCCTTTTATTTGGAACCATCGTGGAGGGAGGCTTTATTGCA GCAGATTGAAATTGATAGTAAGTTTTTGGAAGCCCAGAACATAATGGATTACAGCCTTCTGCTGGGTGTGCATTATCGTGCCCCACAGCACCTAAGAACTTTCATGTCCTCCAATCGGGGCATGAGAGATGGATTGGAAATGCTTGCAGAGGAAG AGACTTTAGAGGATGAGATCTCCAACTACCCTCAGGGCCTTGTTTTAGTCCCTCGAGGAGATGATAATAGTGTAGTTGTGGGTCCTCACATCAGAGGTAGTCGATTGCGAGCATCATCTGCTGGTGATGAGGAAGTGGATCTACTCCTACCAG ACTCCAAATTCAACTGGGGGTGA
- the LOC107406393 gene encoding ras-related protein RABC2a yields MGSSSGQSSSYDLSFKILLIGDSGVGKSSLLVSFISNTVDNLAPTIGVDFKIKQLSVGEKRLKLTIWDTAGQERFRTLTSSYYRGAQGIILVYDVTRRDTFTNLSDVWAKEVELYSTNQDCVKILVGNKVDRDSERAVTREEGIALAKELGSLFLECSAKTRENVEQCFEELALKIMEVPSLLEEGSTAVKRNIIKQKQEFQAPPGGGCCS; encoded by the exons atgggtTCTTCTTCAGGTCAGAGCAGTAGCTACGATCTGTCATTCAAGATCTTATTGATCGGTGATTCTGGTGTTGGCAAAAGCAGTCTTCTCGTTAGTTTCATCTCTAACACCGTCGATAATCTAGCTCCAACTATTG GTGTGGATTTTAAGATCAAGCAACTCTCAGTAGGTGAGAAGAGATTGAAGCTGACGATTTGGGACACTG CTGGACAGGAAAGATTCAGAACATTAACAAGCTCTTACTACAGAGGTGCCCAAGGGATCATTCTAG TTTATGATGTAACAAGGAGAGACACGTTTACAAATTTATCAGATGTATGGGCTAAAGAAGTGGAACTGTACTCGACTAATCAGGACTGCGTCAAAATACTTGTTGGCAACAAAGTTGACAGA GATTCTGAAAGGGCTGTAACTAGAGAAGAGGGAATTGCTCTAGCTAAAGAGCTTGGATCCTTATTTCTTGAATGTAGTGCAAAAACCAGGGAAAATGTGGAGCAATGTTTTGAAGAGCTTGCCTTAAAG ATAATGGAAGTTCCCAGTCTTTTAGAAGAAGGTTCAACTGCTGTAAAAAGAAACATTATAAAGCAAAAACAAGAATTTCAAGCACCTCCAGGCGGTGGTTGTTGCTCGTAA
- the LOC107406602 gene encoding uncharacterized protein LOC107406602 isoform X2 translates to MAVPGRGRRNGVMEEDENEDENALFEEDGVMELESFTPPHLQALASASELGDVHALRLALDNLEGSIDQPVEDGDTALHLACLYGHLSCVQLILERGANLEAQDEDGAIPLHDACAGGYTEIVQLLINSANSTESLKRMLESVDAEGDTPLHHAARGEHADVIRLLLASGASPTKANLYGK, encoded by the exons ATGGCGGTTCCGGGGAGAGGGAGGCGAAATGGTGTGATGGAGGAAGACGAGAACGAAGATGAGAACGCTCTTTTCGAAGAAGATGGGGTGATGGAGCTTGAATCCTTTACGCCTCCTCATCTCCAAGCCCTAGCCTCTGCCTCTGAGCTCGGCGACGTTCACGCTCTCCGTCTCGCTCTTG ATAACTTAGAAGGCAGCATTGATCAACCAGTGGAAGATGGGGACACAGCTCTCCATCTGGCCTGTCTCTATGGGCACCTTTCCTGTGTCCAG TTAATTCTGGAAAGAGGAGCGAACTTGGAGGCCCAGGATGAAGATGGGGCGATTCCTCTACATGATGCTTGTGCTGGGG GATATACGGAGATAGTTCAACTTCTAATTAATAGTGCTAACAGCACAGAGAGCCTAAAAAGGATGCTAGAATCAGTTGATGCAGAGGGTGATACT CCTCTCCATCATGCAGCGAGAGGTGAACATGCGGATGTTATAAGATTGTTGCTGGCTTCGGGAGCTTCTCCAACAAAAGCAAACCTGTATGGAAAG TGA
- the LOC107408128 gene encoding uncharacterized protein LOC107408128, translating into MDREWGSKPGSGGAASAQNEAIDRRERLRRLALETIDLAKDPYFMRNHLGSYECKLCLTLHNNEGNYLAHTQGKRHQTNLAKRAAREAKEAPAQPQPHKRKVSVRKTVKIGRPGYRVTKQFDPETKQRSLLFQIEYPEIEDLTKPRHRFMSSYEQRVQPFDKRYQYLLFAADPYEIIAFKVPSTEIDKSTPKFFSHWDPDSKMFTLQLYFKSKPQEANKPQPSPAANGPTAPGVPPRPLPPPPQAPPPPPPQGLPPGAPIGNPPRAPPTSLPGSLPPPPPPPMANGPRPMPPGGAPPAPPPPPATNNTMANFTPGAQMGRPPTMPPPQGFPGQGIRPPPPPNMG; encoded by the exons ATGGATAGAGAGTGGGGATCGAAGCCTGGTAGCGGAGGCGCTGCCTCAGCTCAGAACGAGGCCATCGACCGCCGTGAGCGCCTCCGTAGACTCGCCCTTGAGACTATCGATCTCGCTAAAGATCCCTACTTTATGCGCAACCACCTTGGAAG TTACGAATGCAAGCTTTGCTTGACGCTGCATAACAACGAGGGCAATTACTTGGCCCACACACAAGGCAAGCGCCATCAAACTAATTTGGCTAAGAGAGCCGCCCGAGAGGCTAAGGAGGCTCCCGCTCAGCCTCAACCCCACAAACGCAAAGTCTCCGTTCGTAAAACTG TTAAAATTGGTAGGCCTGGTTACCGTGTCACAAAACAATTTGATCCAGAGACGAAGCAAAGGTCGCTTCTCTTCCAG ATTGAATATCCTGAAATTGAAGACCTCACGAAGCCAAGACACCGATTTATGTCATCTTATGAGCAG AGGGTTCAGCCCTTTGACAAGAGATATCAGTATCTTCTTTTTGCAGCCGACCCATATGAGATCATAGCTTTCAAG GTTCCAAGCACAGAAATTGATAAATCAACTCCGAAGTTCTTCTCTCATTGGGATCCAGATTCAAAAATGTTCACG TTGCAGCTATATTTCAAATCCAAGCCACAAGAGGCAAACAAGCCTCAGCCTTCTCCAGCAGCCAATGGCCCAACCGCTCCTGGTGTTCCACCAAGGCCTTTGCCCCCTCCACCTCAagctcctcctcctccaccaccaCAAGGATTGCCACCAGGCGCACCCATAGGAAACCCTCCTAGAGCCCCACCCACCTCTCTACCCGGATCcttaccaccaccaccaccacctccaatGGCTAATGGCCCTAGGCCTATGCCCCCTGGAGGAGCTCCACCAGCCCCTCCTCCACCCCCAGCTACTAATAACACAATGGCAAATTTCACTCCCGGTGCTCAGATGGGTAGGCCTCCAACAATGCCACCTCCACAAGGTTTTCCCGGGCAAGGCATTCGTCCACCCCCACCACCTAATATGGGATAG
- the LOC107406392 gene encoding ras-related protein RABE1c: protein MAAPPARARADYDYLIKLLLIGDSGVGKSCLLLRFSDDSFTTSFITTIGIDFKIRTVELDGKRIKLQIWDTAGQERFRTITTAYYRGAMGILLVYDVTDESSFNNIRNWIRNIEQHASENVNKILVGNKADMDESKRAVPTSKGQALADEYGIKFFETSAKTNLNVEQVFFSIAKDIKQRLAETDSKAEPQTIKISKPDPAKGSTAAPEKSACCGS, encoded by the exons ATGGCGGCTCCACCGGCTAGGGCCCGCGCTGATTACGATTACCTTATCAAACTCCTTCTTATCGGCGACAGCG GGGTAGGAAAGAGTTGCTTGTTACTGCGTTTCTCAGATGATTCCTTTACCACTAGTTTCATCACCACAATTGG GATTGACTTCAAGATTAGGACTGTTGAGCTGGATGGGAAGCGCATCAAACTGCAAATATGGGATACCGCTGGCCAAGAACGTTTCCGGACAATCACAACAG CTTATTACAGGGGAGCAATGGGTATACTGCTGGTCTACGACGTGACAGATGAATCATCTTTTAACA ATATCAGGAACTGGATCAGGAACATTGAGCAGCATGCCTCTGAAAATGTCAACAAAATATTGGTGGGTAACAAAGCTGATATGGATGAGAGCAAAAGG GCTGTTCCAACATCAAAGGGCCAGGCGTTAGCTGATGAGTATGGCATTAAATTCTTTGAGACG AGTGCAAAAACAAACCTCAATGTGGAGCAGGTTTTCTTTTCCATTGCAAAAGACATAAAACAAAGGCTTGCAGAAACTGACTCCAAAGCTGAG CCTCAAACAATCAAGATCAGTAAACCTGATCCTGCAAAGGGATCAACTGCTGCTCCAGAGAAATCAGCATGCTGTGGCTCGTGA